The following are from one region of the Oscarella lobularis chromosome 3, ooOscLobu1.1, whole genome shotgun sequence genome:
- the LOC136185410 gene encoding uncharacterized protein — translation MRQRYFVPKMPNKALLSVFAGIIGGINLLYFLPPTYGTLTFQKSYNCCASAKIVCVSNVQVNHSGVATLESPKETVCADRSLWRSRILSHAPPSYIRSLGCALDPEAAAVVQAHTKEDVFVDNCETDDIPTEVVLSVYKNKTTSRMTIRSDSVIADPYADLSLCESVSDSSQICLESAAYRFVASEGMQITQSCSVDFGLIFYTIGPLCTAMLELPCFGGERTWEVSLNWRGSTPLREIVVTFGGEASFDCHSVRVGDECSLPGGGIIIEHFFRSSASVGGPIYEDKVAFTNAEQYIGELAISVVDMGNSILTPENEGFPTVSISFNSDVKMVWDLAVPAEVQGSATQWDVAKIEPKAGTVTPIDSFVTVTSVRGK, via the exons ATGCGCCAGCGTTACTTTGTACCCAAAATGCCCAACAAAGCTCTTCTCTCTGTTTTTGCGGGAATCATCGGTGGCATCAACTTACTCTATTTTCTGCCACCAACCTATGGAACCTTAACGTTTCAAAAGAGCTACAACTGCTGCGCGAGTGCAAAGATAGTTTGCGTTTCCAACGTTCAAGTGAACCATTCTGGAGTGGC aactCTCGAGTCGCCCAAAGAAACTGTCTGCGCCGATCGCAGCCTTTGGCGCTCGCGAATTCTCTCGCACGCGCCGCCTTCATACAT TCGTTCTCTCGGTTGTGCATTAGATCCTGAAGCCGCAGCAGTTGTCCAAGCTCATACAAAAGA AGACGTCTTCGTTGATAATTGTGAAACCGATGATATTCCAACAGAAGTAGTGCTCAG TGTCTACAAGAACAAAACTACTAGTAGGATGACAATTAGGAGCGACTCAGTTATTGCAGATCCATACGCAGATCTATCACT TTGTGAGTCGGTGAGCGATTCCTCACAAATCTGTCTGGAGAGTGCCGCATACCGATTTGTTGCAAGCGAAGGAATGCAAATAACTCAGTCGTGTTCCGTAGACTTCGGTCTAATTTTCTACACAATAG GTCCATTGTGCACTGCCATGCTTGAACTGCCTTGCTTTGGCGGGGAAAGGACTTGGGAGGTCAGTCTTAATTGGAGAGGCAGCACTCCGCTTCGGGAAATTGTCGTGACGTTTGGCGGCGAAGCCTCTTTTGACTGTCACAGTGTGCGCGTGGGAGACGAGTGTTCTCTTCCTGGTGGGGGAATTATCATCGAGCATTTTTTTCGCTCTAGTGCTTCAGTTGGTGGTCCAATTTATGAAGACAAAGTAGCGT TTACAAATGCTGAACAGTACATCGGAGAACTCGCCATTTCTGTTGTCGATATGGGCAATTCGATTCTTACTCCTGAGAATGAGGGATTTCCTACCGTTTCAATATCCTTCAATTCCGATGTCAAGATGGTCTGGGACTTGGCAGTACCTGCAGAAGTGCAAGGCTCAGCTACACAGTGGGACGTAGCAAAGATAGAACCAAAAGCTGGCACAGTCACTCCCATTGATTCTTTTGTGACTGTGACCTCAGTACGCGGTAAATAG
- the LOC136184209 gene encoding uncharacterized protein — MLKITLLVSLVAYTTAFIVDPPEEENPPASACQCNPGQQGPPGKDGLNGQPGQPGPQGLRGVKGDKGDKGDKGQQGLPGKDGLNGQPGSPGPQGHLGHPGLRGVQGDKGDKGNPGPQTLEYIDDDCSVPNIGKLRYHQVKDAVQYCNGKEWRTFLMEQKENGLGESKEKPAESCLALSKLSGHQPGVYWIKPSASDPAFKTYCREGGWTLLMKIDGRKQTFNYDSSFWTSMTGFDVDSVEFDTNETKLASFWTLPFNKLLLGLRTGNAIHWITLHKSGQSLKSVLAGGYQATHVGRSAWKSLIPNSSLQPHCNREGFNVNFSHIKVRIGISSNNEGDCNTNDSWLGFGGFGTACLGNVAKNACGNIGSCGGDNGNQNIFSVGYIFAR; from the exons ATGCTGAAGATTACTCTTCTCGTTTCACTGGTTGCCTACACCACTGCATTTATCGTCGATCCGCCAGAAGAGGAAAATCCACCGGCCTCTGCATGTCAATGCAACCCAG GACAGCAAGGTCCGCCGGGAAAAGATGGTCTCAACGGACAGCCGGGACAGCCCGGCCCGCAAGGTTTAAGGGGTGtgaaaggagacaaaggagacaaaggagacaaag GACAGCAAGGTCTGCCGGGAAAAGATGGTCTCAACGGACAGCCGGGATCGCCCGGACCACAAGGGCATCTAGGGCATCCAGGTTTAAGGGGTGTgcaaggagacaaaggagacaaag GCAATCCCGGCCCTCAGACACTGGAATATATTGACGATGACTGTTCAGTGCCAAACATTG GCAAACTTCGATACCATCAAGTCAAAGACGCCGTTCAGTACTGCAACGGAAAGGAATGGCGTACGTTTCTCATGGAGCAGAAAGAGAATGGTCTCGGGGAATCGAAAGAGAAGCCAGCGGAATCGTGCCTAGCTCTAAGCAAGCTAAGCGGACACCAGCCAGGCGTGTATTGGATCAAACCGTCCGCTTCCGATCCTGCATTCAAA ACCTACTGCAGAGAGGGAGGCTGGACGCTTCTCATGAAGATTGACGGTAGGAAGCAGACGTTCAACTACGACAGCTCCTTCTGGACGTCGATGACCGGCTTCGATGTGGATTCCGTTGAATTCGACACCAACGAAACAAAGCTCGCCTCGTTTTGGACGCTTCCTTTCAACAAACTTCTCCTTGGATTGAGAACAGGAAACGCCATTCACTGGATCACCCTTCACAAAAGCGGGCAATCGCTGAAAAGTGTTTTAGCCGGCGGCTATCAGGCAACCCACGTCGGTCGTTCTGCGTGGAAGAGTCTTATTCCTAATTCCTCTCTGCAGCCCCACTGCAACAGG GAGGGGTTCAACGTCAATTTCAGTCATATTAAAGTTCGAATCGGAATCAGTTCAAATAATGAGGGCGACTGCAATACCAATGATTCATGGCTTGGTTTCGGCGGTTTTGGCACTGCATGCCTTGGCAACGTTGCAAAGAATGCGTGCGGCAACATCGGTTCATGCGGAGGCGATAACGGAAATCAGAACATTTTCTCCGTCGGATACATCTTTGCCCGCTGA
- the LOC136184364 gene encoding adenosylhomocysteinase B-like, whose protein sequence is MAKKLPYKVADLSLAEFGRKEIELAENEMPGLMEMRRTYGPKKPLKGARIAGCLHMTIQTAVLIETLKELGAEVTWSSCNIFSSQDHAAAAMAKAGVPVYAWKGETEEEYIWCIEQTLFFPDGQPLNMILDDGGDLTNLVHQKHPELLDGIRGISEETTTGVHNLYKKHAKGELKVRAINVNDSVTKSKFDNLYGCRESLLDGIRRATDIMIAGKVAVVAGYGDVGKGCAQSLRAFGARVLITEVDPINALQAAMEGYEVTTMEEACKEANIFVTSSGCSDIITGKHFPEMKEDAILANIGHFDCEIDVAWLEANSTAKVNIKPQVDRYTMPSGRHLILLARGRLVNLGCAMGHPSFVMSNSFTNQILAQIELWTHAEKYPLGVHMLPKKLDEEVAALHLEKLGVKLTTLRDDQAKYLGVNKEGPFKPDYYRY, encoded by the exons ATGGCTAAGAAACTGCCCTACAAAGTTG CCGATCTCTCTCTCGCCGAATTCGGTCGCAAGGAGATCGAACTCGCCGAGAACGAAATGCCCGGTCTCATGGAGATGCGAAGAACGTACGGCCCGAAGAAGCCCCTAAAAGGGGCCCGCATAGCCGGTTGCCTTCACATGACCATCCAAACGGCCGTTCTCATAGAGACTCTCAAAGAACTCGGCGCAGAg GTCACGTGGTCGTCGTGCaatattttctcttcgcAAGACcacgccgccgctgccaTGGCAAAGGCCGGCGTTCCCGTATACGCGTGGAAAGGCGAAACCGAGGAGGAATACATTTGGTGCATCGAGCAGACGCTCTTCTTTCCGGACGGCCAACCGCTCAACATGATCCTCGACGACGGGGGCGACTTGACGAATTTGGTGCACCAAAAACACCCGGAATTGCTCGACGGCATACGCGGCATTAgcgaggagacgacgaccgGCGTGCACAATCTCTATAAAAAGCATGCCAAGGGCGAACTCAAAGTGCGTGCTATCAACGTCAATGATTCAGTGACAAAG AGCAAATTTGATAATTTGTATGGCTGTCGCGAGTCTCTTCTGGACGGGATTCGAAGAGCCACGGACATCATGATAGCTGGAAAG GTTGCTGTTGTGGCTGGATACGGCGACGTGGGCAAAGGCTGCGCTCAGTCTCTGCGCGCGTTCGGCGCTCGAGTTCTTATCACAGAGGTTGATCCTATCAATGCACTGCAAGCTGCAATGGAAG GCTACGAGGTGACGACAATGGAAGAAGCGTGCAAAGAGGCCAATATCTTTGTCACGTCGAGTGGCTGCTCTGACATCATCACCGGGAAACATTTTCCCGAGATGAAAGAAGATGCCATCCTTGCTAACATAGGTCATTTCGATTGTGAAATAGACGTCGCTTGGCTGGAGGCAAACAGTACAGCCAAAGTCAACATAAAACCTCAG GTTGATAGGTACACTATGCCCAGTGGCCGTCATCTGATTCTTTTGGCTCGTGGACGTCTGGTGAACTTGGGATGTGCCATGGGTCATCCTAGTTTTGTCATGAGCAACTCGTTCACCAATCAGATATTGGCTCAGATCGAATTGTGGACCCACGCGGAGAAGTATCCTCTCGGCGTTCACATGTTGCCCAAAAAA ctCGATGAAGAGGTGGCTGCTCTTCATTTGGAGAAATTGGGTGTGAAATTGACGACGCTTAGGGATGATCAGGCTAAATATTTGGGAGTGAACAAGGAAGGGCCATTCAAGCCAGACTACTATCGTTATTAG
- the LOC136185409 gene encoding enoyl-CoA delta isomerase 2-like, producing the protein MLRLLRSSGTGSVFNVHRLLGYRFLASSSAFTEAQEKLKTLTNEPNNEIKLKLYAYYKQVTVGPCTTRKPGMLDFVAKAKWDAWKTLEDMKKSEAEEEYAKLVNDLVSKETGGGGGGEKVEEDQDLLMKTKDGVLSIALNRPKKLNSLTLQMYRDITSALARAGSDDAVRVCTLTAHGDYYSSGNDLNSFMNVTPEGVERVAREGEEILRAFVDSFIKFPKPLVAIVNGPAFGIMVTTLALADLVFSSDKATFYTPFAETAQSPEGCSSLLFPMIMGPAKASEVLLLSRKLTAKEAFDRNLVTAVYPHDQFREEADKCVQKLVTSPPKAMCASKQIIREAMIPALLEVNRRECEVLRNRWTSPEFVNAMMKFINRKK; encoded by the exons ATGCTGCGTTTGCTTCGAAGCAGCGGTACCGGTAGCGTCTTCAATGTGCATCGCCTTCTTGGCTACCGCTTCTTGGCATCTTCAAGTGCTTTTACTGAAGCGCAAGAGAAGTtgaagacgttgacgaatgAGCCCAACAACGAGATCAAACTGAAGCTGTACGCCTATTACAAACAG GTGACAGTTGGTCCGTGTACGACAAGAAAGCCCGGAATGCTCGACTTCGTCGCTAAGGCAAAATGGGACGCGTGGAAAACGTTGGAAGATatgaaaaaaagcgaagccGAGGAGGAATATGCCAAGCTAGTCAATGATCTCGTATCCAAGGAAAcagggggaggaggaggaggagagaaagTGGAAGAGGACCAAGATCTCCTAATGAAGACGAAGGATGGAGTTCTTTCTATTGCTCTAAACCGGCCCAAAAAACTGAATTCTCTTACTCTACAG ATGTACAGGGATATTACGAGTGCCTTAGCGAGAGCCGGTTCAGATGACGCAGTTCGAGTGTGCACGCTCACTGCTCACGGCGATTATTATAGCAGCGGCAACGATTTGAATAGCTTCATGAATGTTACCCCCGAGGGAGTGGAACGCGTTGCCAGAGAGGGTGAAGAGATTCTTCG tgCGTTTGTCGATTCGTTTATCAAGTTTCCCAAGCCTTTGGTTGCTATTGTGAATGGTCCCGCTTTTGGGATCATGGTCACAACGCTCGCTCTCGCTGATTTGGTCTTCTCTTCAGACAAA GCTACTTTTTATACGCCTTTTGCTGAAACTGCTCAATCGCCCGAGGGCTGCTCATCATTGCTATTTCCTATGATAATGGGACCAGCAAAA GCCAGTGAAGTTCTGTTGCTAAGTCGCAAACTGACCGCTAAAGAAGCGTTTGATCGAAACCTAGTCACAGCGGTTTATCCACACGATCAATTTCGAGAGGAAGCGGACAAGTGCGTGCAAAAGCTGGTCACGTCACCACCTAAG GCCATGTGTGCGTCAAAGCAAATCATTCGCGAAGCCATGATACCTGCCCTGCTCGAAGTAAATCGACGTGAATGCGAAGTTCTCAGGAATCGATGGACGTCACCTGAATTTGTCAATGCCATGATGAAATTTATCAACAGGAAAAAATGA
- the LOC136184363 gene encoding guanine nucleotide-binding protein G(s) subunit alpha-like yields the protein MGCFPSSPPDTDREEMKRQKKVNREINRQIHDEKAKFRATHRLLLLGAGESGKSTIVKQMRIIHDSQERQEKEKGFSSDERRAKIPAIKANVREVICTLVEALGTLANPAVDLADEANRPRAEYVTRIRSERDFDYPEEFYDNTLALWKDSGIQKAYKRSNEFQLLDSAGYFLGRIGAIRRPDYLPTNEDLLRCRIITQGIYETKFEVNRVTFYMFDVGGQRTERGKWIQCFTGITAIIFVVACSGYDTYLREDPSKLRLEEAIELFESIWLNRWLLNTSMILFLNKEDLLREKIDAGVSKIEKYFSSYADYSVANSQVLDEMRDRLDPGESSEVHRAKLWLVEQFMQISWSEEDEEDSHRQCYPHFTTAIDTNNIKRVFNDCKHIITTLHLEQMGLL from the exons ATGGGCTGCTTTCCTAGTAGTCCGCCCGACACGGACAGAGAGGAGATGAAACGGCAGAAGAAAGTCAATCGCGAAATAAATCGTCAAATTCACGACGAAAAGGCGAAATTTCGCGCGACGCATCGACTTCTTCTCCTAG gCGCCGGCGAGTCGGGCAAGAGCACGATCGTCAAACAGATGCGCATCATACACGACTCGCAAGAACGtcaagagaaggagaaaggcTTCAGTTCGGA CGAACGACGGGCGAAGATACCGGCGATCAAAGCGAACGTTCGCGAAGTCATTTGC ACCCTCGTCGAGGCGCTCGGGACGCTTGCGAATCCCGCCGTCGATTTAGCGGACGAAGCGAATCGACCGCGCGCTGAATACGTGACGAGGATACGTTCGGAGCGCGATTTCGATTATCCCGAG GAATTCTACGATAATACGCTGGCTCTGTGGAAAGATTCCGGCATTCAAAAGGCATATAAGCGATCGAATGAGTTCCAGCTGTTGGACTCAGCTGGCTA TTTCCTTGGACGAATCGgcgcaattcgacgaccGGACTACTTGCCGACGAACGAAGATCTCCTTCGATGTCGAATCATAACGCAGGGAATATATGAGACAAAATTTGAAGTCAATCGAGTCACCTTCTA CATGTTCGATGTCGGAGGACAGAGAACGGAGCGGGGCAAGTGGATTCAATGTTTCACTGGGATTACTGCAATCATTTTTGTGGTCGCCTGCAGTGGATATGATACGTACTTGAGAGAAGATCCTTCGAAG ttgcgtctcgaagaagcgattGAGCTGTTCGAAAGCATCTGGCTCAATCGATGGCTTCTAAACACGTCCATGATTCTGTTCCTGAATAAGGAGGACTTGCttcgcgagaaaatcgacgccggtGTGTCGAAAATCGAGAAGTATTTCAGTAGCTACGCGGACTACTCTGTTGCAAATAGCCAAGTGTTGGACGAGA TGCGAGATCGGTTGGATCCTGGCGAGTCGTCGGAAGTTCATCGCGCTAAATTGTGGCTTGTTGAACAGTTCATG CAAATTAGTTGGTccgaggaggacgaggaggacaGTCATCGGCAGTGTTATCCTCATTTCACGACCGCTATCGATACGAATAATATCAAGCGTGTATTTAACGACTGTAAGCACATTATTACAACTCTTCATTTGGAGCAGATGGGGCTCTTGTAG